Genomic segment of Truepera radiovictrix DSM 17093:
TACACGCGGCGCCTAGATCTCGCTGTCGGTGCCCGACGGGCCGCGGGCGCTCTGCGGCACCACGAAGCCGTGAACCGGCGGCAGGGTGTCGAAGCGGAGCCAGTCGCCGGCGGCGACGTCATCGGGCAGTTCGGCGAAGCTGCCGGTGACGAGCGGTACCCCGGCGTCCACGACGACCATCCGGGCGCGGCGCAAGAGGACGAGCCCGCGAACGTGGAGCCGGCTGAGGCCCGTGACCTTGAGGCAGCGCTCGCGGAGCTCGGTCTTCTCGACCCGCTCGGTGACGGGGTGCAAGATGAGCTGCGCGGCGCCGGGGCGGGCGCTATAGGGGCCGGTGCGCTCGAACACCCCGAAGATCACCCCCGCAGCGCTGCACTCGAGCAGGGGGCTCCCTTCCGTGTGGGCGAAGAGCTGCACAGACGCAGCGTAGGGGCGCCACTGGGCGAGAAAGCTCTCGACGGACTCCTCGAACATGGCGCCAGTCTACCGCGCCCCTGCACGCCAGCGGCGAGGTGACGTGCGGCGCGTGTGGGCGGCTCGAGCGCCTCGAACGGAAGCTCGCGGGTGCCCCGAGCGGTGTCGGGGCCGCGGCGAGGTGTGCTAGAGTGAGGCAGTGAACGTTTCCCCCCCGCACGTGACGCCGCCCAGCCGCTTGGCTCGGCGGCGTTTTCGCGTTTGGGCCCCCTAGCCGCTTGCGCTAGCGGGTGCTGCACGCGTCGCGGGCTGGGGTGCAGGAGGGTGCATGCTCGACAAGCTTAACCAGGTTCAGCTCCGCGATTTGGACCTCGACGCGCTGCGCGAGGAGCGTGAGCGGACGCCAGAGGAGCTGCTCGCGCTGCGCGAACGCAAAGAGCGGTTACAGGGTGAGCTCGCGCGGACGCAGGAGAAAGCTGGGGCGCTCCGGCGCGAGGTGAGCCAGAGCGAGCTCGAGATCCGCTCCCTCGACGAGCGCCGCAAGGGCGCCTCGCGCGCCGCGCTCGAGGCCAGCTCGCCCAAGGAGGCGTCGCAGTACCAGAACCAGGAGCTGCAGTTCGCGACCCGCTTGCAGGAGCTCGAGGAGGACACGCTGCCTCTGATTGAACGCCTAGAGGCGCTCGACGCCGAGGTCGCGCGGCTGCAGGGCGAGCTCGACGCCCTCGAGCCCGAGCTGGAGGCGAGCACGCGGGCCGAGGAGGCACGGGTGAGCGCCCTTGAAGCGAAGATCACCGCGCTGACCGAAGAGCGCGAGGCGCTCGCGGCGTCGGTCGACGCGCCCTTGCTGAGGCAGTACGAAGGGGTGCGCCGCGCCAAACGCGGGGTCGGGCTGGTGGAGGTCGTCGACGCGCAGCGCTGCGGTGGCTGCAACGTGCGCCTCCCCATCCACGTGGTGCAAAAGGCGCGGAGCGCGCGCGGCGTCACGCGCTGCCCGAGCTGCGGGCGCATCCTGTGGGTGAAAGCGGCGTAAGGGCGTCGCTCGCCCCCCAAACTGGGCGAGCTCGGCGTCCTTGCCGAGGCGGTGAGCGTGGGTACCGCGCTGCCGCTCTTTATGGGGCGAGCGCGGCAGCGCGCTGCGCCTACGTACCCCTTGATGACAGGCTACGAGAGCCTCGCCCGCGTCACGCAGGTCGGCGAAGGTGTCGACCGCGCGCTTGTGGGTAGGCGATTGTAGCGCCCTACGGCCACCACACGGCGGCGCTGCTAGACGAGGTGAGTCGCATGCTAACGATGATGCGCCGCCGGGAGCGGGAGAATCGAGAGAGGTGAGCGAAAAGGAACGAGCAGAGAGAGGTTGCTCTCATACCTCGCTTCTCACGCTTTTCCCCCTCTTTTCTCGTTTCTACAAAGGCACGCAGGGCTTGGCCGAGGCCGTGCGTTGTGAAGGTCGATGCTGCGTGCTCTCAGACGGCAACGTGGAGCCGTTGGTTTTGGAACCTCACGTTCTCGAGCACGAACTCAGCGTCGTCGCCTCCTCAGACGTTAAAGGCTACACCGGCCACGCGGGGGCGTTCTGGACCTATTGGCGGAAGACGAGAGCGCCTCTGGCGGCGCTTTTCGGGTGGCGCGTCGCGGCGCCGGAGCTGCCAGGAGCGTTTGAGCGGGCGGCCTGTGAGCCGCCCGTCAAGATCTTCGTCTCTTAAGACTGAGCTGCGCCAGCGTTAGAAGTTGAAGTCGGCGATGTTGCTCGCGTCGAAGATGAAGGGGTCGCCGAGCAGGATCTGCAGGCTAATGTCGTCCTCTGTAACGGTGTAGCTGCCGAGGCGGCCGGCGTCGATCGTGTCGCCCGCAGCGACCTCGCCGGTAGCGGCGGCGACGGCGGCGTAGACCGATAAGTAGCCCAGATCGATGGGGTTCCAGAGGATGACGTCGCGCACCGTGCCGTTTTCGACGAAGGGCCGCATCTGCGTCGGGGTCGAGAGCCCTACCACGGCGACCTCGCCCGAGCGGCCCGCTTGCGCGACCGCGTCGGCGGCGCCGGGGAAGGCCACCGACGAGAGGGCGAAGATCCCCTCGACCTCCGGGTTGGCGTTAAGGACGTCTTGTGTCGCCTGAAAGGCGCGCTGCTGGTCTTCGCCGGGGGCGCGCGTATCAATGATCCGAAACTCCGGATAGTCCGAGGCGATTTTCGCCTCCATGGCGGCGATCCAGGCGTTCTGGTTGGGCGCCGTGAGGTCGCTCGTGATGATCGCTGCTTGGCCGTCCGGGCCGATCTGGTCGACCATGGATTCCAAAAGCGCCTCGCCGATGCCCTGCGCGGTCGCCTGGTTGACGAAGATGTCGCGCGCGTTCGCGTCGGCGTCCCAGGTAATGACGGTGATGCCCGCGTCCATCGCCCGTTGCAGCGCCGGGGCGAGCGCCTCGGGATCGTTCGCGGCGACCGAGATGACGTCGACTTGGGCGGTGATAAAGTTCTCGATCAGCTCGACCTGACGGTCGGCGCGCGCCTCGGTCGGCCCCTGATAGATGAGCCGCACACCGAGCTCTTGTGCCGCCTCCTGAGCGCCCTGCTGGGTGGCGTTAAAGTAGTCGATGCCGACGAGTTTGGGGATCATGGCGATGGTGATCTCTTCTTGCGCCAGCGCGACGCCACCAACGGTGAGCAGAGCAGCGAGAAAACGTTTCATAGAGCCTCCTTGAGGGCGTAGGTGGGGTGAAGGGCCGGGTAGGGGAGAAAACCTTGTGACTTGCCTTCTAAAGCCAACCTCCTTAGGCGCGGCTCGCGCCCCAACGCGCGAGCTGGCTGACCAGCACCGCGAAGAGCAGGATCGCTCCGACCACGATGTTCTGGATTTCGGTGGGGACAAAGGCGAGCGTCAGGCCGTTACGCACGACCGCGACGAGCA
This window contains:
- a CDS encoding zinc ribbon domain-containing protein — encoded protein: MLDKLNQVQLRDLDLDALREERERTPEELLALRERKERLQGELARTQEKAGALRREVSQSELEIRSLDERRKGASRAALEASSPKEASQYQNQELQFATRLQELEEDTLPLIERLEALDAEVARLQGELDALEPELEASTRAEEARVSALEAKITALTEEREALAASVDAPLLRQYEGVRRAKRGVGLVEVVDAQRCGGCNVRLPIHVVQKARSARGVTRCPSCGRILWVKAA
- a CDS encoding substrate-binding domain-containing protein is translated as MKRFLAALLTVGGVALAQEEITIAMIPKLVGIDYFNATQQGAQEAAQELGVRLIYQGPTEARADRQVELIENFITAQVDVISVAANDPEALAPALQRAMDAGITVITWDADANARDIFVNQATAQGIGEALLESMVDQIGPDGQAAIITSDLTAPNQNAWIAAMEAKIASDYPEFRIIDTRAPGEDQQRAFQATQDVLNANPEVEGIFALSSVAFPGAADAVAQAGRSGEVAVVGLSTPTQMRPFVENGTVRDVILWNPIDLGYLSVYAAVAAATGEVAAGDTIDAGRLGSYTVTEDDISLQILLGDPFIFDASNIADFNF